AGAATTTTAGATAAGTTTCCTAATTTATTAAATAAAAGAGAAGGAAGTTACTCAAGTAATTTGATTTCTCCTACATCTTTAGAACTTGCAAAAGCTTATATAAATATGGGTGATATTCTTAGTTTAGGATTTATAGAAACAAACTTTGATAGTTTCTTAGATAGAAGAGTTAATGAGCTCGGGGTATATAGGAAACAAGGTAAAAAAGCACATGGTCAGATTAAAGTTACAGGCGTAGAAGAAACTAAAATAGAAAATGGAACTATTGTATCATATAACAATTTAAGGTATTTAGTTTTAAATGATATAGTACTGCCTGATACTGACATCTTAGAGGTGGAAGCCTTAGAAGTTGGAGTTATTTACAATGTTATAAAAGGCACTAATTTTGAGTTAATAGAAACTAATAGCAATATAAAAAGTTTAATTGCTTTGAATGATTTCGTAGGTGGAATTGATGTAGAAACTGACGAAGAATTAAGAAAAAGATTCGTTAAAAGTATGGATAATCCTAGTACTAGTGGAAATAAAGCACATTACGAAGAATGGGCATTGGAGGTAAGTGGAGTTGAAAGGGCAATTGTGACACCGCTTTGGAATGGAAACGGTACTGTAAAAGTTTTAGCTATAGGAAATAATAATAAGCCTTTATCTTCTGAAATAGTAGAAGAAGTTAAGCTTCATATAATGGAGAATATGCCTATTGGGGTTAACTTAACCGTTGTAACTCCTACGGTCTTAGATATACATTTAGTGGCTTCTGTTAAGTTAATTAACGGTTATACTATAGAAGATGTTAAGAAAAGCTTAGAAGTTGAATTAAATCTTTATTTAAAAGATGTTACTAATCTGTTTGTATACAGTAAGGTATATGGATTGTTAGCAAATTTAGATAGTGTGGAAGATGTTATAAGTTTGAGTATAAATGGCACAACTTCTAATATCTCAATATCCAGTGATAAAATTCCAAATATAAATACTATAAATATAAGTGAGGTGGTAGCTTGAAGTTAATAGAGCAACTACCTTCTTTTTATGAAAATGATATAGATATGGTTATTCAAAATTCACTTAACTTAGAAACTGATACTTTGCACAAAGAGGTTGAAGATACTTTAAATCAATTTTTCGTCGAAACTTGCACTTGGGGTTTAGATTATTGGGAAAATATGTTAGGTATAGCTAAAAATAACCACGATATACAAACTCGAAGAGAAAATATTAAGGCTAAAATGAGAAGTAGAGGTACAACTACATTAAGTGTTATGAAAAATGTTTGCGAAGCCTATTCAAATGGAGAGGTAGAAATAATTGATAATTATGATGACTATAGCTTTATTATTAAATTCGTTGGTGCAAAAGGAATACCGGCAGCTCTTAATGAGTTAGACAAAACTATAGAAGAAATAAAGCCATGCCATCTAGCACATAGTTACGAGTTTACATACTTAACTTGGGATGAATTTGACAATTTCAACCATACGTTTGATGAGTGGGATAGCTTGAACCTAACTTGGGATCAATTTGAGGTTTATAGAAAGGAAGGTGTTAAGGATGCCAAGTGCAAATAAAACCCCTAACATAGGGCTTAATAATTGGAAAGGCAATGAATTTCCAAAACGACAAGATTTTGTCGATGATAATTTTAAAATCGATGAAGAAATACAAGGCTTGAAAACTAAAGTTGAAAATATAGATACTACCGCAGAAAAAACAACTATAAAAGATGTTAATAATTATTTTACAAGTGACAATGTAGAAGGCGCTTTGAATGAGTTAGCTACAGAATTAAACGGCCAAAAAGCTAGAGGTGTACAGATAGCAAATAGCTTACTAGCTAAGCTATAGGAGGTGATTGAATGTTAGCTAATAATGTAAGCCTTAAAGAGCTTATAGATACTTATGCATTAATAGATAATAAAGTAATTGATAGAGGTGGCGCACAAACTATAACTCCTTCTACTACAAATATAGTATTGCCAAAAGGAAATTATAAAGGCGATATAACAATTAAAGGTGATGCTAATTTAATTGCCAAAAATATAAAAGAAGGTACTTCTATATTCGGAGTAAATGGATCTTTAAGAGAGTTCCCTCCTGGATGGGATACCATGAAAAGTGGGGAAGTATTCGGAGGTAATATTAACAAAAATGATGCGGTTGTTTGGAAAAGGTACGGTAATTGGGATACTAAGTTAGATATGGTCAAGGACTTTAATTTACCTGAATTTACTGGCACTTTTATTCAGTCTTTAATGACAGAAGATGGTAAATATTTAGTAGCTATGTCCTCTTCTTCCCCTTATTTACATATGTACAAAAATGTAAATGATACTTTTATTAAGATGCCCAATCCTGATGTTGTACCAACTAGAGGTTCGCAATGTTCATTAGCATTTAGTAAAGATGGATCATTACTATTTTTGTGTACAAATGAAAAGAAAATGTATTGTTACAAAAATGAAAATGGCATACTAACATCTATGCCCGCACCCGTTGCTGAAAATAGTAGAGATAACCCATCCTTCTACTCTGTGACTATAAATTCAGATGCTACAGTAATTGGAGTACATTGTAGTTTGGCTAATGATTCAAGTTATAGTTATGTATCATATATATTCACTAGGGTAAAAGGTACATTTAATTACAAACAAGTCTTTAGGTTGGGAGATAACTCTTACGGTTATAAGCTTGTTTCTAATCCAAGCGGAACATGTATAACTGTATTACATGAAGGAAATTATATTCCATTTTTCTTTCTACAAAAAGATGGCACTTACAATTTTGGGACAGATATGAAAATTAAAGGTGTAACATCTATTGAGTGGATTGACGATAAAAATCTAGTCTTATTAAATGGCGATGGTACAGCTAAAAAATGTACTTTTGATCCATTGGGACAATTATCTAATATGGTTATAAAATCCACAATAACATGCCCTAGTGGCTATACTATAAACGGTGGCGCACTTTCAGTAGATGGTTTGCATTATGCTTTATCACTTAGAGAAGGAAGTGGTTACTCTACTTTTGCAATATATATGTACAAGATAAATGGAGATAGTTTTACAAAAATTAATGAAATCGCATGTGATTATCAAGTTTTAGCGGTTCGATTGCCTCAAGATTATTGCATAATAGAAAGCACCGTTAAACCATATTTATATAGAACTACATCTAAAGACATAGTAATACCTTTAGATCAATTATATAAAGATACTTTAATGACTAAAGAAATAGGTGTAGCTATGGATACAGGAGTTGTAGGGCAAAATATAAGAGTTAATACTTTTCCAAAATTAAAATTATAGGAGGATTAAATATGTTAAAAACATTTTATGTACAAACAGATGAAGTAAAAAGAATAACAGATGTAATTGAAATACCTTATGGAGATTATGTTCAAGTTGAGTTAAATACTCCTCTTCCTTTTCAGATAATGGGAGGAGCTTATCAGTTGATTAATGGACAGGCTATATATAAACCTGAATGGGATACTAATTATCTACAAGCTAAGATAACTAAACTTGAAAAAGACAATGCTGATTTAACTTTCGCTATGATGAATGGAGGTCTATTATAATGATGAATTGGTTAGGATTCGATAAAATAGAATATTTTTACAATACTAAAATGTCTAACGGTGAAAGACTTTGGTCAATTGAACAAGTAAAAGTTGCAGTTGTAAGGGAAAAGATATCACCCGAAGAATTTAAAAAGATAACAGGCGAGGACTATATAGCTTAGTTCTTTTTTTTATACTCAAAATGAAAGGATCTACAATAGTAGGTCCTTTTAAAACTTAGGAGGAATATATAGATGAAAGAGTTATATGCAGTATTAGCATCAAGTTTTAATTGGAAAATAGTTATATGGTTAGTTGCTTTTGATATGTTTGTTGGATTAATGAGGTGTATAAAAGAACGCAAGATAAATAGTACTTGTGGAATAGATGGCGTGATTAGGAAAGTATGTATGATAGGAAGTGTAGTATTTCTAGAAATGATAAGTACCTTTGTAAGATTAGACTTGAGTAAATTTGTACCTTCTGAAATATTATCTATTTTACCTATTAAAGCTATTGGAATAACTGAGTTTTTTGTTATAGGTTATGTATTGTATGAAATACTATCAATACTTAAGAATATAGTCAGAATAGGTAATCCAGTTAATAATAGACTTATAGCTCTAATAGAGAAGTTTTTAAAGATGTTTACTGGTGAGTTAGATTTAGAAAAGCAAAAGTAAGACTAGATTAATTTCTAGTCTTTTTTTATTAAAAAATTTAAGGAGGATGTAATTATGGCAATGTACAAAGTTTATTTAGATGCAGGACATGGTGGGAATGATAGTGGAGCAGTAGGCGTCAGAAATGTATTTGAAAAGAATATAGTTTTAGATATATGTAATAGGATTAAGAAGATATTAGAAAGTAGAAACGTAGAAGTTAGAATGTCTAGAAGCACAGATGTATTTAAAACTTTATCTCAAAGGACTTCTGATGCTAATAAATGGGGTGCTGATGCTTTAGTATCAATTCATTGTAATAGCTTTAAAGATTTAAACTCAAAAGGCTTAGAAACTTTTTGCCTTAAGTTTAAATATAGAAAGTTAGCAGATTGCATTCACGATGAATTAATAAACGACAAGCTATATACTGTAAACCGTGGAGTTAAAGAAGGTAACCTTCATATGGTAAGGGAAAGTAATATGGCTGCTTGTTTAATAGAATTAGGATTTATATCTAATGCAGAAGATTTAAATTTAATAGAATCTAAAAAAGACGAGTTTGCACTAGCTATAGCAGATGGAATATGTAACTACCTAGGCGTTAAATTTAATAGCAATCCACCTATACAAAAGGTAGAAGTTTATAACATAATTACGGGTGGATTTGGATCTAAAGAGAACGCTCAAAAACAACTAGATTACCTTCATGGTTTAACTGGTTGGTATTTAGAATTAGAGGAACAAAAGCCTGGAGATTGGAGAATAAGAACAGGTGGATTTACGGGAGAGGGTAGAGTAAAAAGAGAAATGGCAGCATTAACAGAACTTACTGGTTGGTGGTGTACTTACGAAAAAGAAAAGTAAAAAAAGGTAGCCTTTTAAAGCTACCTTTATCTTTATTTAAGAGTCTAACTTATTAATAACCTCTTTTAGACTTTTATTTTCTTCCCTTAATTCATCGATAAGCTTATTAGTTGTTTCTGAGTTGTACTTATCAGTTTTATTTCCTTCTATTATAGAATTATTAATCATATCATATTTTTTAAAATTCTCTGAAGATGTTTTATTAGAATCAAATATTTGGTAAATCCCTATAAATAATGATAATAGCAGTGATAATATAGATATAACCATAGCACCATTAGACTTCAAGTCAGATGATTTGATACTTTCCTTTGTTGCAGTTAATTGAGCTTGTGTTGCAGTTAATTGAGCCTGTGTTATATTTAATTGATCTTGAAGTATTGTATTTGAAAGTTTTAGCTGTTTATTGTTATTATCACTAATTGCTTTTTCTAATTCAATAAGTTTATTTAATTGGAAATCTATATCGTTGCCTATTTTATTTTGTTGTTCACTAATTCTTTCTATTAACTCGCATGAGAGTATAATTGAAGAATCTACTTCTGCTTTATGATCAACTTGCTTATTCAATATATCATTATAATTAAGATGTACATCATTTTTTGATGTTAAAGGTTCTAATTGAACCGGTTTTGCAGAAATATTTGGCTTTGATTTAAATATGTTTTCTATAGTTTTTCGTTGATTAAGCAAATCCAACATAGCGGGAGAAGTTTTCGGAATATTTAAACCGATTAATGCCTGGAATCTTTTTCGTTGTCTATCAGAATAAAGTGTAAATGCTTGTTTTAACTTTTCTAAAGAATCGGAAGGAAACTCAAAGTAAGGTTCTCTATTTTTTTTATCTTGTCCTTGTAATTCCTCTAAATTATCGAAATCATCATCAGTCAACTTCTGAGTATGTGGTTTGTAGAGTAGATAATCATTGTGGGCTAAGAATTCATCTGCAAATTCAATGATTTCCTGTTTACTTACTTCAAGATCAATATTATTAAATATAGATTTATCATCTTTATATGTATTAGAGTTTATAATTATTTCTTTATATTTATATAACAAAAATTTCATTAATTCTTTTGCAAAATAAACATTATCTAAATTCTCTATATCTTTATGATTCTTTAATAAAAGTTCATATCTCCAATAATTAAATATTGCAAATTCTAGAATTCCTTCTTTTTTAGTGTTTATTGCAAATTCTACTTTTTGTGTTTCACGTTGGATAAAGCTACTTATATCAGCACTCATGTCGTATCTCCTTTAAACGAAAATCAAATTATATATATAGAATAATACATAATTTGATTTTATACAATAAAACAAATGTTGCATATATAAAATAATATTATTAGTTAAATATCTTTAATTCATAGAAATTTTAAACATGAAAAACAATGACTGATAAATGAATTTAGTTTATAAATAAAAAAAGTAATTAATTTAGATAAATATAAATATATATTATATATAGGTTAAATGTGTATTATGTTTACGCTCCTATTCATATTTGTAAATTGCAATATGATAAAAGGAGAGTAACTTATGAAAACAATATTAGATAATATAAAGAAGTTTCTAGATTCACCACCTTATAGAGTGTGTGTTGAAATCTTAGAACACTGGCTTTTAATTTTAAATATATTGAACACAATTAAGGAATTACTTTTTAATTAATATTATTTTAGCTTAATAATTCTATCCTATGTATAGGAGATTAACTAAAAACCTTAATATAACCTATAAATATAAAAATCATATTGCTATAAAAATAAGACTATTAATCAATGGTCTTATTTTTATTTTTAAGCTACCAATTTATACAAATTTCGACAACACGATTAATGTATACTGATATTGATGCTAAAAAAGGGGGATTTTTATGAAGTTTAAACAAAGATTTTTATCAGTCGCATTATCCATTGGATTAATTGCAGGAAGTACATTTGTATCATTAGCCGATACAAATCAATTAGAAGTACATCATATTAATGTAGGGCAAGGAGAATCTATTTATATAGAATTTCCAGATGGAACAGATGCATTAATTGATGCAGGAAAAAGTAACTATGGTGATACTGTAGTAAACTACTTGAAATCGCAAGAAAATAACATGGATTTAGAATATCTTATAGCTACACATCCGGATGCAGATCATATAGGTGGAATGCAATCTGTATTTAAGGATTTAAATGTTAAGAATTTTATATATCCAAAGGATGCGCCACACGATTCAAAAACTTGGGAGAATATATTATCTCTTGCAAGTTCAGAGGGTTGTAATATTCAGGATGGTAAAACAGGAATAGCTTTTGATATAGGCGGAGCTAGTATGAAATTTATACAACCTGAAAAAGATTACTCAGATAATAATGAAGATAGCATAGTTACATATTTAGATTATAATAATACAGAGTTTTTATTTACTGGAGATATGGAATCTTCAACTGAAAAAGATATGGTTTCTCAAGGGATAGTTCCGAATGTTGATTTTATGAGTGTTCCTCATCATGGTTCTAAGACTTCAAGTACACCAACATTTTTATCAGTAGCAGATCCTGAATATGCAGTATGTTCTGTAGGAGAAAATAGCTATGGACATCCAGCTCCAGAAGTTATTCAAAGATATACAGATATAGGAGCTAAAGTATATAGAACTGATGTAGACGGAAATGTGGTTATAAAAACAGATGGTGTATCTAGTGAAATAAATGGTTCAAGAACAAATATAGGATTTAATGATATAAAAGGTCACTGGGGAGAAAGTCAAATAAATGCATTCATAAATAAAGGTTATATAAATGGTTACCCTGATGGAACTTTTAGACCAGACAATTCAATAACAAGAGCTGAATTCGTTAGAATATTTAACACTGTATTCGGTCTTACAAATGCTAGTGGAAAAGTGTTTAATGATACAGTAAATCATTGGGCTAAAACTGCTATAGATATAGCTGTTACTAACGGAGTGTGTAATGGTATGTCAGCTACAGAGTTTGCTCCGGATCAGCCTATAACAAGAGAGCAAGCTGCCAAGATGATTGCTAACTATAAAAGAATAACTGATGTTCATCACAATAGAGTAAAAGGATATAAAGATGGCGTAAATACATCTAATTGGGCTATAAATGAAGTGGAAGCAATTTTAGAAGCTGGATATATGAATGGATATTCTGAAGATAATACATTCAGACCTCAAAATAATATAACTAGAGCAGAAGCGGTGTCTACTTTAACAAGAGTTGAAGGTAATCCTAATCCTGTAATGCCAATACCTCCTACTCCGGAACCTCCTTCTAATCCAGACCCAGAACCAACACCACCTCCGGTAGTAGATAGAACTGTATATGCGAATGGAGGAAGTTCTTCATCTAATAAGTATCATAAATCTTCAAATTCTCATGGAATGAAAGGTGCTATATCTATGACTGAAAGCCAAGCTAGAAGTAAAGGATATGTACCATGTGGTTCATGTTTTTAATTAAATACAATAAAAAGTAGTAGGAGATTACCCTACTACTTTTTGATTTGAAGTTTTAACTTCTCTTCCGGTACATTTCTTTAATATTTCAACATCTTTAATCAAGCAAGTTTTAAAGAACTTGCAATTTTTATCTTTACAAATAGTTTGCTTATTCATAAGCTACAATACCTCCATGAAAACATTAGAATTTATTTAAATAAATCAAAAATACTAAAAGAAGTTTTATTGTAAACTTTATTATAAGCTTTCTTCTTAGCAGTTCCTACTGGATCAGTGTATTTTTTAGTACTACATTTTCTCTTAGCTTTAGTAACTGGACTTCTAGCTTTTAAAGACTTCTTTAGACTTGGTTTTTTTATTATACTTCTAGCCATTTTTAGCACCCCTTAATATATTTATATATACTATTATAATATAGAATATATAAATTGGTAATTATTTCTAATTATTCAATTCAAAATACAATATTTTACATTTTTCAACAATGTAATAGTATATAATACTTATGGATTACATTAAGGAGGGTTTTATATGGATAAAAGAAAGTTAAAAAAATGGGGAATAATATTGTGTGTATTATTTGTTTTAGGAGTTATAGGGACTATATCTCAATCAGATGAAAGTGAAGTAGAAACAAACACTACTGCAGCTGAGGAAAATACAGCTGAAAAATCAAAAAAACCTAGCATGACAACAGATGAATTAATGGAATACTTTGATACGTATGAGAAATTATATGTAAATCATTTAGAAGGAATATCTAAAGTAGCTGAAAAGAATGATAATTTAGAATTACAAAAAACACTAGCTAATACGAGAGATATATCTAATGCTGCTCATTCAAAGATATTTGATATAAAAAGTGGTTTCGATAGTTCTAGCAATGAATATAAAGCTTTAGACGAATTATCTGTAGCATTTAATTCTTTAGAGTCTGCTTGTAAAAACGGAATAAAATATATAGATAAAAATGAATATAAATACTACGAAAAATATGAAAATGATTTAAAACAATCAGATCTATTCCTACAAAGATATATGGAAGCTAAAAACAATATAAAGTAAATGGAAAAATAAGGCATGATTATATTTTTTAATATAGGTTATAATATAATTAAGCAATGCAGATGACCTAGCCACAGTTAAATTAGCTTGAGTAGGTTAATTCTAGATAAAACTGAAAGGCTTCTTTTATATATACGGCAATACATTGGACTCTGCAGAGGTGGGCTACGGCTCACCTTTTTTATTTTTTTGAAAAAATTTATAAGGACAGGCAATTCTTCATGAACTTTTACATATAAATTAACTATAGATAATGAAAAAGGAGTGAAACTTCATGAGCCAAACCAAAAAAGGGAATAGATTTCAAATTTCATTTAAAGAAAATATACAAGAAATAGAAATAATGAACTATATGTTAAAGAAAGCTGAGATAATGGGCATTTCAACTTATATAAAAATGCTTATACAAAAAGATATGGAAAGTAATAAATAAATTAAAAGGCTTCCATCTACCCGACCAAGAGAAGTGAAAGCCTAATACTAAAGGAATTATAAAAATATAATTCCCTAATAATTTCTATAAAAATTTATAAAATCCTTTTTTAAGGTAATAACTTAATTAATAATGCTCCACCTAACCAACCTAACATTTTTAAAAAGTGAACAGTGCATGCAGACATATCAACTACCTCCAAAGATAAAGATTATAAGAATATTTTAACCATTCAAAAGGGGGATTATCCATGAAATTAATAGTAAACGGGAATACAGTAAGTGAAATGATAACTGAAAAAGTTGTTAGAATTAGAGAATTTAAAAGAAGTGAAATAATAGAGTTTGACTTTAATACAGTAGACATCGTGACTTTAGATAAGATAATAGGTCACATTAAGACTAATAGAAAAATGTACACTAGATTAGTTATAATGATAGCTCTATCTATAAGTTCAACTACCTTAACTGCTTATGCAGGTGGTATAACCGATATAGCTTTAGAAGTTTATGAAATCGTTAAAGAAGCTTGTTTTGGAATTTGCCTATTAGGGGCAGCGGTTGAATTTATTAGATGTGTTGTAAGCGGAACGGTAGAACAGCTTGGAAAGGTAGCTGTAAAGTATATATCTTTTGCTCTTATGATTAAGTTTCTACCTAAAGCTGTAGATATGATATTCAGATTAGGAGGGAATTAAAATGTTATTTATAACTCCTAAGACTTTAGAAGATTCAAAGAATATTATTGAAGGTATAATGACAAAAGCTCCAGAAGGTAAGTTAGCAAGAACTCAAGAAGCTTTAGATAACTTTAATACAATGTGTGATGTAATAGGCGGTTTTTTCAAAGGTTGTAGTGAAGTTATTAAGTTTATAGGAATGTCTATTAAGGATCCGAGCTTCTTAATAGATAAGATACAACTCATTGCTCCAGATATAGTGTTAATTGTTTTAGCTATATTAATAGTTCTTAGATTCTTAGGATTTAAAGACACAACAAAATATATTGTTTTAGCATTTGTTATAGCAGCTATAATAGCTACTTTATAGGGGGTGCAATTATGAGATTAATTAATTTAGCTATAAAGCATTGTAAAAAGATAGTAAGTATAGCATTGATAATGCTTATATTAATAGTTACTGGTAAGTCTTTTGCTAACGAAGATTACAAGATAGATGATAGTCAACGTAATGAACTTATAAAACAATCTCAAGTTGTTAACTGGGAAAGCTTTGATAATAAACTAGATCTTAAAAGTAATTTTATAATTATAGATTATTACACAGGTTACTATATAGTTTG
The nucleotide sequence above comes from Paraclostridium bifermentans. Encoded proteins:
- a CDS encoding XkdX family protein, with protein sequence MMNWLGFDKIEYFYNTKMSNGERLWSIEQVKVAVVREKISPEEFKKITGEDYIA
- a CDS encoding phage holin family protein, with the protein product MKELYAVLASSFNWKIVIWLVAFDMFVGLMRCIKERKINSTCGIDGVIRKVCMIGSVVFLEMISTFVRLDLSKFVPSEILSILPIKAIGITEFFVIGYVLYEILSILKNIVRIGNPVNNRLIALIEKFLKMFTGELDLEKQK
- a CDS encoding S-layer homology domain-containing protein; translation: MKFKQRFLSVALSIGLIAGSTFVSLADTNQLEVHHINVGQGESIYIEFPDGTDALIDAGKSNYGDTVVNYLKSQENNMDLEYLIATHPDADHIGGMQSVFKDLNVKNFIYPKDAPHDSKTWENILSLASSEGCNIQDGKTGIAFDIGGASMKFIQPEKDYSDNNEDSIVTYLDYNNTEFLFTGDMESSTEKDMVSQGIVPNVDFMSVPHHGSKTSSTPTFLSVADPEYAVCSVGENSYGHPAPEVIQRYTDIGAKVYRTDVDGNVVIKTDGVSSEINGSRTNIGFNDIKGHWGESQINAFINKGYINGYPDGTFRPDNSITRAEFVRIFNTVFGLTNASGKVFNDTVNHWAKTAIDIAVTNGVCNGMSATEFAPDQPITREQAAKMIANYKRITDVHHNRVKGYKDGVNTSNWAINEVEAILEAGYMNGYSEDNTFRPQNNITRAEAVSTLTRVEGNPNPVMPIPPTPEPPSNPDPEPTPPPVVDRTVYANGGSSSSNKYHKSSNSHGMKGAISMTESQARSKGYVPCGSCF
- a CDS encoding putative phage tail protein — its product is MKLIEQLPSFYENDIDMVIQNSLNLETDTLHKEVEDTLNQFFVETCTWGLDYWENMLGIAKNNHDIQTRRENIKAKMRSRGTTTLSVMKNVCEAYSNGEVEIIDNYDDYSFIIKFVGAKGIPAALNELDKTIEEIKPCHLAHSYEFTYLTWDEFDNFNHTFDEWDSLNLTWDQFEVYRKEGVKDAKCK
- a CDS encoding baseplate J/gp47 family protein, whose protein sequence is MFSSQTYEVIRQRILDKFPNLLNKREGSYSSNLISPTSLELAKAYINMGDILSLGFIETNFDSFLDRRVNELGVYRKQGKKAHGQIKVTGVEETKIENGTIVSYNNLRYLVLNDIVLPDTDILEVEALEVGVIYNVIKGTNFELIETNSNIKSLIALNDFVGGIDVETDEELRKRFVKSMDNPSTSGNKAHYEEWALEVSGVERAIVTPLWNGNGTVKVLAIGNNNKPLSSEIVEEVKLHIMENMPIGVNLTVVTPTVLDIHLVASVKLINGYTIEDVKKSLEVELNLYLKDVTNLFVYSKVYGLLANLDSVEDVISLSINGTTSNISISSDKIPNINTINISEVVA
- a CDS encoding N-acetylmuramoyl-L-alanine amidase family protein, with product MAMYKVYLDAGHGGNDSGAVGVRNVFEKNIVLDICNRIKKILESRNVEVRMSRSTDVFKTLSQRTSDANKWGADALVSIHCNSFKDLNSKGLETFCLKFKYRKLADCIHDELINDKLYTVNRGVKEGNLHMVRESNMAACLIELGFISNAEDLNLIESKKDEFALAIADGICNYLGVKFNSNPPIQKVEVYNIITGGFGSKENAQKQLDYLHGLTGWYLELEEQKPGDWRIRTGGFTGEGRVKREMAALTELTGWWCTYEKEK